CTGATGGAATACTTGCAGAGTCACCAGTTCGAGGGGGTATGGCTGATCGATAAGCTGGGAGGATGGCTCAAGGAAGGCCTCCCCTTCCGCGGCCAAAGGATCATCGCCTATCACAAGAGCTGGGAGTATTTCTGCCGCGATTTCGGTCTGGAAATCGTCGATTATGTGGAACCGAAGCCAGGCATTCCTCCTACGGCGAGGCACGTGAAGGAGGTGATCGACGAGATCCAGACTCTGGGCATCCGGCTGCTGTTAGTCGACAACTACTACGAGCGCAACACACCGGCGGAGATCGAGGCGCGAACCGGGGTTAAGGCCGTCTTTCTTCCGCAGATGGTGGGCGGAGAGCCGGGGATCCACACCGTGTTTGACCTCTACGATTCCTGGGTGCGCAAAATCCGCGCGGCCCTGGACTCTGCCCGCTGAGGGAACCTGACAGTCGGGAGGGGCGGGTACCGATCGAAGCCACGCCGGTTGCGGACCGCTTCCACCGCTGGACGCCGTTCGGCGCGCCGGAGCGGTGGGGGGCATATCCCTGCCTCTGAGGAGGTGTGAGAAATGATGGGGCTATTGTCCTTCTTGTTGCCGCCTCTGGTAGCTGCGCTGCTGGTAGTGGCCATTCACGTCTACTTCGGCCTCCACGTGATCCGGCGCGAGATCATCTTCGTAGACCTCTCCCTCGCCCAGATTGCGGCCCTGGGTGCCACCCTCGCCTTTGTCCTCGGGATCCATCCCGAGGAGCCGCTCTCGTACGTGTTTTCTCTTTCGTTCGTGATTCTTGGAGGCCTGTTTTTCGCCTTGACGAGAGCGCGGGAGCAGCGCATCCCGCAGGAAGCCATCATCGGGATTGCGTATGCGGTGGCGACCGCGATGGCCATCCTCGTGGCGGACCGAGCCCCGGGCGGAGCGGAGCACATCAAAGAGACTCTGTCCGGTACGATCCTCTGGGTCCGGTGGGTCACCATCGGGCAGATGGCGGCCCTTTATCTCGTCGTCGGCCTTCTGCACGGGATCTTCCGCAGGCGCTTCTTCGCCCTTACCGAAAAGTACCGCTCGGGTGAACTAGGCCGTGCCGATCGCGGGTGGGACTTCCTTTTCTATTTGACCTTTGGCCTAACGATTGTGCTGAGCGTGCGGGTTGCCGGCATCCTGCTGGTGTTTTCGTTCCTCCTTGTCCCGACATCGGCGGCCCTGCTGCTGGCGGGTTCGTGGAGAAGTCAGCTCCTGCTGGGATGGGGCATCGGCCTTGCCGCAGCAGTTGGTGGCTTGTGCCTGTCCTACGCCTGGGACCTGCCGAGCGGCCCTGCGATCGTCGCCCTGCTGGCCTTCGTCTTGTCCCTGACCGCAGTCTTCCGGGCTTTCTCGACCAAGAAGCGTTCCGCTCTGGTCGCCAGGGATTAACAGGCTCTTATCGAGGGCAGCGCGGAAAGATTCCTGAGCCCGTCGGGGATGGCCTGAGGTCTGTCGGAGGGCTCTCTGGCTTCGCAGGGCAGGTGAGTGCGATCGGGGCGGCGCGGGCCAAACCATCCCACGGGCGCGGGAGCTGCGTTTCAAGGCTCCTTCGCGTGGACTCGCTCGTGCACAAGCTCGGTGATCACCGCGGCCATCCGGTCAGCTTCGGGCGAGGAGTACTCCTCGATCCGCCCCGCGTCGCACAGCAGGGGCAGCTGCGGATCGATGGGCAGTCGCGCCACAATGGGCACGTCCGCCATGGTGGCCACCTTGAAGGCCTGGCTGGGGCCGAACAGCTCATGACGCGTTCCGCACTGAGGGCAGAGGAAGTAGCTCATGTTTTCGATGATCCCCAGGATGGGCTTCTCGAGAAGCTCCACCATCCGCACGGCCTTCCG
Above is a window of candidate division KSB1 bacterium DNA encoding:
- a CDS encoding metal ABC transporter permease, which produces MMGLLSFLLPPLVAALLVVAIHVYFGLHVIRREIIFVDLSLAQIAALGATLAFVLGIHPEEPLSYVFSLSFVILGGLFFALTRAREQRIPQEAIIGIAYAVATAMAILVADRAPGGAEHIKETLSGTILWVRWVTIGQMAALYLVVGLLHGIFRRRFFALTEKYRSGELGRADRGWDFLFYLTFGLTIVLSVRVAGILLVFSFLLVPTSAALLLAGSWRSQLLLGWGIGLAAAVGGLCLSYAWDLPSGPAIVALLAFVLSLTAVFRAFSTKKRSALVARD
- a CDS encoding metal ABC transporter substrate-binding protein — its product is LMEYLQSHQFEGVWLIDKLGGWLKEGLPFRGQRIIAYHKSWEYFCRDFGLEIVDYVEPKPGIPPTARHVKEVIDEIQTLGIRLLLVDNYYERNTPAEIEARTGVKAVFLPQMVGGEPGIHTVFDLYDSWVRKIRAALDSAR